A window of Shumkonia mesophila genomic DNA:
ACAGGTCCAGATCGACCACCGTGTCGACGACGCCGTCGGAATCGACGAGGGCGATCCGCATCGTGCCGGTCCCCGAAAGCGAGTCGGCGCTTGCGCGCGACGTCGTGCCGGTCAGGGTGCCGGCCGCCGGCACCGCGGTGCCCTGGTTGGTGACGGCGTTCACCTCTTCGACCAGCGTCGCCGCCAGGGCGTCCAGTTCGTCCTGGATGGCGGGCAGGGTCTCGTCGCGGAGCTCCAGCAGGGCGCCGATTTCGCCGCCGCTCAGCTTTGTCGTGACCGCCTGGCCGTCCAGCGTGATCTCGTCGAAGCCGCTCGGGTATTCCATGGTTGCGGATACGTTGCCGGCGGCTTCGTAGGCCAACGTGTGCGCCTGGCTGTCGACCAGGGGCTCTCCCGACTGGGTGTAGACATGCAATTCGCCGGAGGAGGTGGTGAAGTAGTTGACGTCCAGCTTTTCGGCGACGGTTTGCAGCGCCACGCGGCGGGCGTCTTCGAGATCGCCGGTGTCCTGCCCGAGCGCCTTGGCCATGGTGATCTGTTCGTTGAGCTCGTCGATCTCGGCCAGCGCCGTGTTGAGCTCGCCGACCGTGTCTTCGATCTGCTGGTCGGCGTCGGCCCGCTGCTGCTGCACCTCGGCGGAGAGCGCGTTCAGCGAGTCGGCGACGTCGACGGCGGCTTCCACCACCAGGTACTTCAGGCTGTCGCTTTCCGGCGTCACCGCCAGATCGGCAATCGCCGTCTGAAGGGCGGTCAACCGATCGGCGATCGTTGTTTCGCTATCGGTGGTTCCGAGCGCGCTGGACAGCGCTTCCAGGTAGTCGGCGACGGTCTGGGTATAGGTTTGGTCGCTGGTCGCCGCCACCAGCGAGCGCACGAGGTTCTCGTTGACGTAGGAAGTGATGGAGCTGAGGGAGACGCCGGTGGCGCTGCTTCCGGTGACCGTCGTGGTCAGGCTGGTGGTCTTGGCGGTATAGCCGGTGACCCCGGCGTTGGCGACGTTTGTCGTCGCGACCGACGATTGCGCCTCGGCGACGGTCAGGCCCGTCAGGGCCGCATACTGGGCTGCGCGCAGATCCATGGAACCCTCGCTCGGCGGCGGTTGCCCGCCGTTCTCAAATCAGGCGCGGCGGACGGATCGATCCCCGTCCCGGCGCCGAGGTGCGGCCGCTGTCCTCGTAGTTGACCGGCTTCTCGTTCTGGGACCGCCGCCACGCCGCGATGCCGGCTTCGATGCGGTTCGCCGTTGTGACCTTGGCGGCATTCAGCAGGGTCAGGTTGCGGGCGACGCGGGGCCGCAGGCTCTCCGCGCGGGCGGCCAGTTCGGAGAAGGCGGCCCTGTGCTCGAGATCGGCGTGCCGAAGGCTTGGCTGGAACTCCCGCCAAAGCGCCTCGAAGGCCCTGCCGGCCTCGATCTTGGCTGGGGCCAGGCGTTGCAGGGTGGCGGTGTCATGCCGCTCGATCGCCGCGTTTTCCATCTCGACCAGTTCGCTGAAGCGATCGAGCAGGGCGGTCAGTTCGCCGACATACTCCGGGGTGGTCTTTTCGGTTCCGTTCATCGCGCTTCTCCTGCCTTGTACGCCCGGCCGGCCGCCCTGTGGCGGGTCCCCAGGACAAGGCGCTGTTCAACCGCCGCCTTCTCGGAGATCAGCCGGGCCGTCAACGCGGTCAGGTCGTCGAAAAGTGAAATCAAGCGCCGCCGTTCGGCCAGCCGGGTATCGGGGTGCATGACGGCCAGCCGGTCGGCCGTTTCGCGCGCCACCGTTATCGCCTCGCCCTCGTCGATGATGAGGGTGCCCAAAACGCTCTGGGCGTCGGCGAGGACCCGCTGACAGTCGGCGGTGAGCCGCCTGTCGACGGGGGCGATCGGCGCCTTCTTCCTGGACTTCGACATCGTCTGTTTCGCCTTTCTCATGGGTTCGCGTCAGCGAACGGAACCGATCAATGCGTCGAACATGTCCTGCGACGTGCTGATCACCTGCGAGGCCGCCGAGTAGGCCTGCTGGGCGACGATCATGTCGGTCAGTTCCTCCGACGTCGTCACGGTGGAGGCCTCCAGGGCGCTGCCGCTGATCGCCCCGGTACCGCCGTAGCCCGGCATGTTCAGCGTGTAGGTGCCGGAATCGACGGTGGCCAGGTAGGCGTTGCCGCTGACCAACTGCAGGCCGTTGGGGTTGTTGAAGGACGCCAGCGGGATCTGATAGACGGTCCGGCTCATGCCGTTGTCGAAGGTGGCGATGACCAGGCCGTCCGCCTGGATGCTGACGCTGGCCAGGTCGCCGAACTGCAGGCCGTCCTGGTTGACCGAGGTGACCGAAACCTGCGGATCGCCGTCCTCGCTGGAGAACTGGCTCAGGCCGTCGGTACGCCCGGAGGTGCCGAGGCCGAGGGTGATGGTGCTGTCGCTCGCTCCGGTTTCCCAGGCGGTGATGCTGAGGGTCACCGGATCGGGGTTCGTTGTGTCCAGGTTGCCGTCGGAATCGAAGGTGATGGTGATGGGGCTGCCCGCCAGGGTTCCCGACTCGTCGGTGGGATCCGAACCCAGTGTCGGATTCGACACCGACAGTTCCCACTCGTTGGCGTCGGTCTTCTCCCACGTATATTCGATGGTATGGCTGACGCCGAGCGAGTCGTAGATCTCGGAAGACGTCGTGAAGGTGTCGCCCACCGCTGCGTCGGCCGGCAGATTGGCAACGAGGTCGATCGTCGACGTGGCCTGGGCGGCGCCGCTGATCGAATTGAGGTTGATGGTTTCGAGGCTGCTGACCGAGCCGCTGCCGTTGACCAGGTTGCCGTCGGAATCCACCGGCCATCCCTGCAGGAAATAGCCGTTCTCGTTGACCAGGTAGCCGTCGTCATTGGTCGAGAAGCTGCCGGTACGCGTGTAATAGAAGGAATTGCCGTCGGCGGTGTTGGTGACCACGAAGTATCCATTGCCGTCGATCGCCATGTTGGTCGACGTGTTGGAGCTTTCGATCAGTCCCTGGAGGTCGACATGCTGGATGCTCGACACCACGACGCCGCCGGTATTGAGCGACGAGGA
This region includes:
- the flgE gene encoding flagellar hook protein FlgE, producing the protein MSDAAMSIAVSALRAQSSNLSIISTNLANSSTVGYKELTTNFKTLVTNPYSSSSLNTGGVVVSSIQHVDLQGLIESSNTSTNMAIDGNGYFVVTNTADGNSFYYTRTGSFSTNDDGYLVNENGYFLQGWPVDSDGNLVNGSGSVSSLETINLNSISGAAQATSTIDLVANLPADAAVGDTFTTSSEIYDSLGVSHTIEYTWEKTDANEWELSVSNPTLGSDPTDESGTLAGSPITITFDSDGNLDTTNPDPVTLSITAWETGASDSTITLGLGTSGRTDGLSQFSSEDGDPQVSVTSVNQDGLQFGDLASVSIQADGLVIATFDNGMSRTVYQIPLASFNNPNGLQLVSGNAYLATVDSGTYTLNMPGYGGTGAISGSALEASTVTTSEELTDMIVAQQAYSAASQVISTSQDMFDALIGSVR
- the flgK gene encoding flagellar hook-associated protein FlgK, which translates into the protein MDLRAAQYAALTGLTVAEAQSSVATTNVANAGVTGYTAKTTSLTTTVTGSSATGVSLSSITSYVNENLVRSLVAATSDQTYTQTVADYLEALSSALGTTDSETTIADRLTALQTAIADLAVTPESDSLKYLVVEAAVDVADSLNALSAEVQQQRADADQQIEDTVGELNTALAEIDELNEQITMAKALGQDTGDLEDARRVALQTVAEKLDVNYFTTSSGELHVYTQSGEPLVDSQAHTLAYEAAGNVSATMEYPSGFDEITLDGQAVTTKLSGGEIGALLELRDETLPAIQDELDALAATLVEEVNAVTNQGTAVPAAGTLTGTTSRASADSLSGTGTMRIALVDSDGVVDTVVDLDLSTYSTVGDLVSAIDAIDGVSASLDAEGRLVVSSDDSSLGVAINEMDSAAGTAGTGISSYFGLNSLFTGTSADTIRVRSDLAADSTLLATGTLSSDSTLAAGDTGIASGDGSIAEALEDLFGQSVDFAAAGSLGDTSATLADYASSIVSDVATKASTATSEAETADLVAENLSTSLSNESGVNLDEETARLAALENQYAACSQMFEIISEMFETLLDAVS